In Lodderomyces elongisporus chromosome 1, complete sequence, a genomic segment contains:
- the CBF5 gene encoding centromere/microtubule-binding protein cbf5 (BUSCO:EOG0926273Q) yields MSKEDFQIKPEAVTPANNTSDWPLLLKNYDKLLVRSGHYTPIPAGSSPNNRDLKSYVSSGVINLDKPSNPSSHEVVAWIKRILRVEKTGHSGTLDPKVTGCLIVCIDRATRLVKSQQGAGKEYVCIVRLHDQLEEPKELNRALENLTGALFQRPPLISAVKRQLRVRTVYDSKLIEFDNKRGLGVFWASCEAGTYMRTLCVHLGMLLGVGGHMQELRRVRSGAMSESDNLVTLHDVLDAQYVYDNTRDESYLRKIIQPLETLLVGYKRLVVKDSAVNSVCYGAKLMLPGLLRYESGIELYDEVVLITTKGEAIAIGIAQMTTVDLQSCDHGVVAKVKRCIMERDTYPRRWGLGPVAQKKKQLKADGKLDKYGRVNDETPETWKKEYKDLDEAPAPAIPESKLVAPAPQLPKKTLIEEVEVSTVEVDGDKKEKKEKKDKKDKKDKKDKKDKKEKKRKAEDDEGESSKSEKKKKSKKD; encoded by the coding sequence ATGTCAAAAGaagattttcaaattaaACCAGAGGCTGTTACTCCAGCCAACAATACCTCAGACTGGCctcttttgttgaaaaattatGACAAATTGCTTGTCAGGTCTGGACACTATACCCCCATCCCAGCGGGTTCATCACCAAACAACAGAGACCTTAAATCATACGTCTCATCTGGTGTTATTAATTTGGACAAACCTTCTAATCCATCATCACACGAAGTTGTGGCCTGGATCAAGAGGATTTTGAGAGTTGAAAAGACTGGTCACTCTGGTACTTTGGACCCTAAAGTCACCGGTTGTTTAATTGTTTGTATTGATCGTGCTACTAGATTGGTCAAGTCACAACAAGGTGCAGGTAAAGAGTATGTTTGTATAGTCAGATTGCATGACCAATTAGAAGAACCAAAGGAGTTGAACAGGGCATTGGAAAATTTGACTGGTGCTTTGTTCCAAAGACCTCCATTGATCTCTGCAGTCAAGAGACAGCTAAGAGTTAGAACTGTTTACGACTCGAAATTGATTGAATTTGACAACAAGAGAGGTCTCGGTGTATTTTGGGCTTCTTGTGAAGCGGGTACCTATATGAGAACCTTGTGTGTTCACTTGGGTATGTTATTGGGTGTAGGTGGTCACATGCAAGAGTTGCGTCGTGTGCGTTCAGGAGCAATGAGTGAGTCTGACAACCTCGTTACTTTGCACGATGTTTTGGATGCTCAATACGTTTATGACAACACTAGGGATGAATCATACTTGAGAAAAATTATCCAACCTTTGGAAACCTTGTTGGTTGGTTACAAGAGACTTGTGGTGAAGGATTCCGCCGTAAACTCGGTTTGTTATGGTGCTAAATTGATGTTGCCAGGTTTGTTGAGATACGAGAGTGGTATTGAGTTGTACGACGAGGTTGTATTGATCACAACTAAAGGTGAAGCAATTGCTATTGGTATCGCACAAATGACCACCGTTGATTTACAAAGCTGTGACCATGGGGTTGTTGCTAAAGTCAAGAGATGTATTATGGAAAGAGACACATACCCAAGAAGATGGGGTTTGGGACCAGTTgctcaaaagaagaaacaattgaaagCTGATGGCAAATTGGACAAATATGGTAGAGTTAACGACGAAACTCCAGAGACATGGAAGAAGGAGTACAAGGATCTCGATGAAGCTCCAGCTCCTGCAATTCCTGAGTCCAAATTAGTTGCTCCAGCTCCACAATTGCCAAAGAAGACATTGATCGAAGAAGTCGAAGTCAGTACAGTTGAAGTAGATGGCgacaagaaggaaaagaaagaaaagaaggacaaaaaggacaaaaaagataaaaaggataaaaaagacaagaaggaaaagaagagaaaagctgaagatgatgaaggcGAAAGTAGCAAGAgtgagaaaaagaaaaagtcaaaGAAAGATTGA